A genomic window from Clostridium aceticum includes:
- the hisA gene encoding 1-(5-phosphoribosyl)-5-[(5-phosphoribosylamino)methylideneamino]imidazole-4-carboxamide isomerase: MIIYPAIDIKDGKCVRLTQGKFDEEKVYFENPQQVAKLWQQKGAEILHVVDLDGALEGRSKNLSVIQEIVNSVNIPVQLGGGIRSLETIKALMALGVDRVIIGTKAIQDKAMLKEAVEAYGDKIIVSIDAKDGYVAIDGWTKTSEVSAIDFASEIEKIGVATIVYTDIARDGMLKGPNFEAIQHLQSHVKVNIIASGGVSSLEDLKKLSEIGVAGAIVGKALYEGKVDLEEIKVG, encoded by the coding sequence GTGATCATTTATCCAGCGATAGATATTAAAGATGGAAAGTGTGTTAGGTTAACGCAAGGAAAATTTGATGAGGAGAAGGTATACTTTGAAAATCCTCAACAAGTGGCAAAACTATGGCAGCAAAAGGGTGCAGAAATCTTGCATGTGGTTGATCTAGATGGAGCTTTGGAGGGACGGTCTAAAAATCTTTCAGTGATTCAGGAGATTGTCAATTCTGTAAATATTCCTGTGCAACTGGGGGGAGGGATTCGAAGTCTTGAAACAATCAAGGCGTTGATGGCCTTGGGAGTAGATCGTGTGATTATTGGCACCAAGGCGATACAAGATAAAGCAATGCTTAAAGAAGCTGTAGAAGCTTATGGTGATAAAATTATTGTATCTATTGATGCAAAGGATGGTTATGTAGCTATAGACGGGTGGACAAAGACCAGTGAGGTTAGTGCTATAGACTTTGCTTCGGAGATAGAAAAAATAGGGGTAGCGACCATCGTTTATACGGATATTGCTAGGGACGGTATGCTAAAGGGACCTAACTTTGAAGCTATACAGCATTTGCAAAGTCATGTAAAGGTGAATATTATTGCTTCCGGTGGAGTTTCTTCCCTGGAGGACTTAAAGAAGCTATCAGAGATTGGTGTAGCTGGAGCAATTGTAGGAAAGGCCCTTTACGAGGGTAAGGTAGACCTAGAAGAAATAAAGGTGGGATAA
- the hisF gene encoding imidazole glycerol phosphate synthase subunit HisF produces the protein MITKRIIPCLDVDQGRVVKGVNFVNLRDAGDPVEVAKAYNLQGADEIVFLDITASNEERNIILEVVKKTAEEVFIPLTVGGGIRSVEDFREVLKSGADKVSINSAAVKTPSIVTECAKLFGSQAVVVAIDVKKQQNGSYHVYVKGGREDTGLEAVAWAKEVERLGAGEILLTSMDKDGTKSGYDLEITKSISEAVNIPVIASGGAGSMEDFLEVFTEGSGDAALAASLFHFKEVEIGELKDYLKKNGINMRR, from the coding sequence ATGATTACCAAAAGAATTATACCTTGTCTAGATGTTGATCAGGGCAGGGTAGTAAAAGGTGTAAACTTTGTAAATCTTAGGGACGCCGGTGATCCAGTGGAGGTGGCTAAGGCCTACAATCTACAGGGGGCAGACGAAATTGTGTTTTTAGATATCACTGCTTCCAACGAAGAAAGAAACATTATACTGGAAGTAGTAAAAAAGACTGCGGAGGAGGTTTTTATACCTTTGACAGTTGGTGGGGGAATTCGAAGCGTAGAAGACTTTAGGGAAGTCTTAAAAAGTGGTGCCGATAAAGTCTCCATCAATTCAGCTGCTGTAAAGACCCCCTCCATCGTTACAGAATGTGCAAAACTCTTTGGTTCTCAGGCAGTGGTGGTAGCCATCGATGTTAAGAAACAGCAGAATGGCAGCTACCATGTTTATGTGAAGGGCGGCAGAGAAGATACTGGGCTGGAGGCCGTTGCATGGGCAAAGGAAGTGGAGAGGCTAGGGGCAGGAGAAATCTTGCTTACCAGTATGGATAAAGATGGCACCAAAAGCGGCTATGATTTAGAGATTACTAAAAGTATCAGCGAAGCTGTAAATATACCAGTGATTGCTTCAGGAGGAGCTGGCAGTATGGAGGATTTTTTAGAGGTATTTACCGAAGGCAGCGGAGACGCAGCATTGGCTGCATCTTTGTTTCACTTCAAAGAAGTAGAAATTGGAGAGTTAAAGGATTACTTGAAAAAAAATGGAATTAATATGAGAAGGTAG
- the hisIE gene encoding bifunctional phosphoribosyl-AMP cyclohydrolase/phosphoribosyl-ATP diphosphatase HisIE produces the protein MEGLKNLKFDENGLIPAIIQDEKSKEVLMMAYMNEVSLKKTLETGETWFWSRSRGELWHKGETSGHIQTVKEISYDCDGDTLLVKVTQEGVACHTGAKSCFHNPIYMTESQEVVGAEVLQKLYGVIADRKENPKEGSYTNYLFEKGIDKILKKVGEETAEVIIAAKNPDAGELIYESSDLIYHLLVLLKEKEVSLEKIFEELKKRSK, from the coding sequence ATGGAAGGGCTAAAAAATTTGAAATTTGACGAAAATGGACTTATTCCTGCCATTATTCAGGATGAAAAAAGTAAGGAAGTTTTGATGATGGCTTATATGAATGAAGTATCGTTAAAAAAGACCCTCGAGACAGGGGAAACTTGGTTTTGGAGTCGTAGTCGTGGGGAACTATGGCACAAAGGGGAAACCTCAGGACATATCCAGACAGTAAAAGAAATAAGTTATGATTGTGACGGCGATACGCTGTTGGTGAAGGTAACGCAAGAAGGTGTTGCCTGTCACACTGGGGCAAAGAGCTGTTTTCATAACCCCATTTATATGACAGAATCACAGGAAGTTGTAGGGGCAGAAGTCCTACAAAAACTTTATGGAGTCATTGCGGATCGTAAAGAAAACCCTAAGGAAGGTTCTTATACCAATTATCTCTTTGAAAAAGGCATCGATAAAATATTGAAAAAGGTTGGGGAAGAGACGGCAGAAGTAATCATTGCTGCAAAGAATCCTGATGCAGGGGAACTGATTTATGAGTCCAGCGATTTAATCTACCATCTATTGGTGTTATTAAAGGAAAAAGAGGTTTCACTGGAAAAGATTTTTGAAGAATTAAAGAAGAGATCTAAGTAA
- a CDS encoding sodium-dependent transporter: MNANEGKTLNDAPQREQWGSRVAFILAAAGSAVGLGNIWRFPYVVGTNGGAAFVIVYLVIIFLIGYPMMVTEMSLGQKTHKNAIGAFKDLAPGTPWWITGALGVLAGFVILSFYSVVAGWALSYFFKTLGGSLGTGTDFVGTFVGHITNPGVTVMWHGIFMILTLGVIAAGVVKGIERTVKFLMPALFVLLLALVVRSMTLPGASAGIAFYLTPDFKELTPQSILGAVGQAFFTLSLGMGCMITYGSYLGDKEEISDNAAWVVGLDTGIALLAGFAIFPAVFALGFEPNVGAGLAFITLPGVFATMPGGTFFGAAFFLLLAVAALTSAISLLEVVVAWVVDEKGWNRKKASLIVGILIFILGVPATISMNEVNFQMFGMPFFDVLDIFQESILLPLGGLLTAIYAGHVYTAKKLRADVARNKSAIQLGGWFDVLIKYLVPLGIAVVMVMGWVDKFF, encoded by the coding sequence ATGAATGCAAATGAAGGTAAAACACTAAATGATGCCCCGCAAAGAGAACAGTGGGGATCTCGGGTAGCTTTTATCTTAGCTGCTGCTGGTTCAGCGGTAGGTCTTGGTAACATTTGGAGATTTCCTTATGTTGTTGGTACAAATGGTGGAGCAGCTTTCGTAATTGTTTATTTGGTCATTATATTTTTAATTGGTTATCCTATGATGGTTACTGAAATGTCCTTAGGACAAAAAACCCACAAAAATGCTATCGGTGCTTTTAAAGATTTAGCACCAGGAACTCCTTGGTGGATCACAGGAGCTCTTGGAGTATTAGCAGGTTTTGTTATTTTATCTTTTTACTCTGTTGTTGCAGGATGGGCCTTATCTTATTTCTTTAAAACCCTTGGCGGTTCTCTTGGAACCGGAACAGACTTTGTAGGTACTTTTGTTGGACATATTACAAATCCTGGAGTTACAGTAATGTGGCATGGTATTTTTATGATTCTTACCCTTGGCGTTATTGCAGCTGGGGTTGTTAAAGGTATTGAAAGAACTGTTAAGTTTTTAATGCCCGCACTTTTTGTATTATTATTAGCTTTAGTAGTTAGATCTATGACATTACCTGGTGCAAGTGCAGGAATTGCCTTCTACTTAACACCAGACTTTAAGGAACTTACTCCTCAATCTATTTTAGGAGCTGTAGGGCAAGCCTTCTTTACATTAAGTTTAGGTATGGGTTGTATGATTACCTATGGAAGTTACTTAGGTGATAAGGAAGAAATCTCTGACAATGCAGCTTGGGTTGTTGGTTTGGATACAGGTATTGCTTTATTAGCTGGTTTTGCTATCTTCCCAGCGGTATTTGCCCTTGGTTTTGAACCTAATGTTGGTGCTGGCTTAGCCTTCATTACACTACCTGGTGTATTTGCTACTATGCCTGGAGGTACCTTCTTTGGAGCAGCCTTCTTCCTATTGTTGGCAGTAGCGGCTCTAACTTCTGCTATCTCTTTACTAGAGGTGGTGGTTGCTTGGGTAGTAGATGAAAAGGGATGGAATCGTAAAAAAGCTTCTTTAATTGTAGGTATCTTAATCTTTATCCTTGGTGTACCTGCAACCATTAGTATGAATGAAGTAAATTTCCAAATGTTTGGAATGCCTTTCTTCGATGTATTAGATATCTTTCAAGAAAGTATTCTATTACCGCTAGGTGGTCTTTTAACAGCTATCTATGCAGGTCATGTATATACTGCTAAGAAGCTTAGAGCAGATGTTGCCCGAAATAAGAGTGCTATTCAACTTGGTGGATGGTTTGATGTTTTAATCAAATATCTTGTTCCACTTGGTATTGCTGTCGTTATGGTTATGGGTTGGGTTGATAAATTCTTCTAA
- the fsa gene encoding fructose-6-phosphate aldolase, which yields MKLFIDTANVDEIKEVASWGILEGVTTNPSLIAKEGRIFKEVIKEITEIVDGPISAEVISLNSEEMIQEADELVKIHENIVIKIPMTEEGLKAVKVLAGKGIKTNVTLVFSANQALMAAKAGATYVSPFLGRLDDIGHTGIDLVKEIVDIFDLYLIETEVIAASIRHTAHVVEAAKVGSHIATIPYGVFKQMIKHPLTDSGIEKFLKDWEKAAK from the coding sequence ATGAAACTGTTTATTGATACTGCCAATGTAGATGAAATAAAAGAGGTGGCCAGCTGGGGAATCTTAGAAGGGGTGACCACCAATCCTTCCCTGATTGCTAAAGAAGGTAGAATTTTCAAAGAAGTAATAAAAGAAATTACAGAAATTGTAGATGGACCGATTAGTGCAGAGGTTATCAGCTTGAATTCAGAGGAAATGATTCAAGAAGCAGACGAATTGGTAAAGATCCATGAAAATATTGTTATCAAGATACCGATGACAGAAGAAGGTTTAAAAGCAGTGAAGGTTTTAGCGGGCAAGGGAATTAAAACCAATGTTACATTAGTTTTCTCTGCTAATCAGGCTCTGATGGCTGCAAAGGCAGGTGCCACCTATGTCAGTCCTTTTTTAGGAAGGTTAGATGATATCGGACATACAGGAATCGATTTAGTGAAGGAAATTGTTGATATTTTTGATCTCTACTTGATAGAAACAGAAGTGATAGCTGCCAGTATTCGACACACTGCTCATGTTGTTGAGGCAGCAAAGGTAGGTTCTCATATTGCTACCATCCCTTATGGGGTTTTTAAACAAATGATAAAACATCCTTTAACCGACAGTGGAATAGAAAAGTTTTTAAAGGACTGGGAAAAAGCAGCAAAGTAA
- the glpX gene encoding class II fructose-bisphosphatase, which yields MDRSLSLELVRVTEAAALASASYMGRGDKEGADQAAVDGMRSTFAGLSIKGTVVIGEGELDEAPMLYIGEIVGCSEEEEMEVDIAVDPLEGTNLIAKGLPNAIAVVAMAPKGCLLHAPDTYMEKIAVGPKAKGAVSIKASIRENLEAVAKALDKNIEDVTVMIQDRERHENMIKEVREAGARIKLFTDGDVAAAMATGFEETGVDIMMGIGGAPEGVIAAVALKCLGGDMQGILHPMSEEEVQRCSELGLTEEDVKKVLTLEDLVSSDDCFFAATGITQGDLLKGVLYLGNNRAQTHSVVMRGATGTIRFIEAIHRLDKNDTIIQMMKKHANFTKKS from the coding sequence ATGGATAGAAGTTTATCCTTAGAATTAGTAAGAGTAACGGAAGCGGCAGCTCTAGCTTCTGCTTCTTATATGGGCAGAGGTGACAAAGAAGGAGCAGATCAGGCGGCGGTAGATGGCATGAGAAGTACTTTTGCCGGCCTTTCTATTAAAGGTACGGTTGTCATCGGTGAAGGGGAATTGGATGAAGCACCTATGTTATACATAGGTGAAATCGTGGGATGCAGTGAAGAAGAAGAAATGGAAGTGGATATTGCAGTAGATCCCTTAGAAGGTACGAACCTTATTGCTAAAGGCTTACCTAATGCCATTGCAGTAGTAGCTATGGCTCCAAAGGGTTGTCTTCTTCATGCACCAGATACGTATATGGAAAAAATTGCAGTAGGACCTAAGGCGAAGGGAGCTGTAAGTATCAAAGCCTCTATTCGTGAAAATCTTGAGGCTGTAGCAAAAGCTTTGGATAAAAACATCGAAGATGTGACGGTAATGATTCAAGATCGAGAAAGACATGAAAATATGATTAAGGAAGTTCGAGAGGCAGGAGCCCGCATCAAGCTTTTTACCGATGGAGATGTGGCGGCGGCAATGGCTACAGGTTTTGAAGAAACTGGTGTAGATATTATGATGGGTATTGGTGGTGCACCTGAGGGGGTTATCGCTGCTGTAGCACTAAAATGTCTTGGAGGAGATATGCAGGGGATTCTGCATCCTATGAGTGAAGAGGAAGTTCAGCGGTGTAGTGAGCTGGGGCTGACAGAAGAAGACGTCAAAAAGGTTCTGACCCTGGAGGACTTAGTTAGCAGCGATGATTGTTTTTTTGCTGCTACTGGTATTACACAAGGAGACCTGCTGAAGGGTGTGTTGTATTTAGGTAATAATAGAGCTCAAACACATTCGGTGGTGATGAGGGGAGCAACAGGAACCATAAGATTTATAGAGGCTATTCATCGGTTGGATAAAAATGATACGATTATTCAGATGATGAAAAAACATGCCAATTTTACAAAGAAGTCATAA
- the glpX gene encoding class II fructose-bisphosphatase encodes MDRNLALDLVRVTEAAALGAAKHMGRGDKIAADQAGVDGMRKMFDNLDIDGVVVIGEGEMDEAPMLYIGEEVGKRGADCIKVDIAVDPVEGTNSVAKGLPNAIAVVAMGPRGSLLNAPDMYMDKIAVGPKAANRVHIDAPIHENLKATAEALNKSITDLTVTMLDRPRHEEIIRQCREAGTRIKLFKDGDVAAALATCFEYTGVDIMLGSGGAPEGVIAAAGLKCLGGQFQGKLLAYEEEERQRCIKMGVDVNKVLYMEDLVKGDEVYFAATGISDGELLRGVTYKGNNIVKTHSVVMRSKTGTIRFIEAIHKLAKKPKYAY; translated from the coding sequence ATGGATCGTAACTTAGCCTTGGATTTGGTCAGGGTTACAGAAGCAGCAGCTCTGGGGGCTGCAAAGCATATGGGTAGAGGAGATAAAATTGCTGCTGATCAGGCCGGCGTAGACGGAATGAGGAAGATGTTTGATAACTTAGATATTGATGGTGTGGTAGTAATTGGTGAAGGAGAAATGGATGAAGCACCTATGCTGTATATCGGAGAAGAAGTGGGAAAACGGGGGGCAGACTGTATTAAGGTAGATATTGCAGTGGATCCAGTAGAGGGAACGAACTCTGTAGCAAAGGGGCTGCCTAATGCCATTGCGGTAGTAGCTATGGGACCTAGGGGCTCTTTACTAAACGCTCCAGATATGTATATGGATAAGATTGCGGTAGGTCCTAAGGCTGCTAATCGGGTACATATAGATGCACCTATTCATGAAAACCTAAAGGCAACAGCAGAGGCTTTAAATAAGAGTATTACCGATTTAACTGTGACGATGCTGGATCGACCAAGACATGAAGAAATCATAAGACAATGTCGTGAAGCAGGCACCCGGATTAAGCTTTTTAAGGATGGTGACGTGGCAGCGGCGTTGGCAACTTGTTTTGAATATACTGGTGTAGATATTATGTTGGGCAGTGGAGGTGCACCAGAGGGAGTTATTGCTGCTGCGGGTCTAAAGTGCTTAGGGGGACAGTTTCAAGGAAAGCTGTTAGCCTATGAAGAGGAAGAAAGACAAAGATGTATAAAAATGGGTGTGGATGTTAATAAAGTACTATATATGGAGGATTTAGTAAAGGGAGATGAAGTGTACTTTGCTGCCACAGGTATTTCTGATGGGGAGCTGTTAAGAGGTGTTACGTATAAAGGAAATAATATAGTAAAAACTCATTCCGTTGTAATGCGATCAAAAACAGGAACCATACGCTTTATTGAAGCGATTCATAAATTGGCAAAAAAGCCCAAATATGCTTATTAA
- the rho gene encoding transcription termination factor Rho, with translation MKLSELREEAKKLGIKNFAKYKKAELIDLLIEEKEKNKVIPIDATKGNKTTELPQHLSDEIPEGEEMNIAEGILEIHQDGYGFLRRENYLSSDGDIYISPSQIRRFNMRTGDKISGITRPPKSGEKFKALLYVKNINGLNPESAIQRPNFEDLTPIYPQERINLESDTKELSTRLIDLIAPIGKGQRGIIVAPPKVGKTILLQKIANSVSINYPQIEIIVLLIDERPEEVTDMQRSIKGEVVYSTFDELPSHHIKVAEMVLNRAQRLVEHGKDVLILLDSITRLARAYNLTIPPTGRTLSGGLDPGALHKPKRFFGAARNLEEGGSLTIIATALIETGSRMDDVIFEEFKGTGNMELHLDRKLSEKRIFPAVDINKSGTRREELLLSQTEMEAIWSIRRAMSSNPVQEVTEKIVNSLIETKKNNDFVELIRKKI, from the coding sequence ATGAAGTTGTCAGAGCTTCGAGAAGAAGCTAAAAAGCTAGGAATTAAAAATTTTGCAAAATATAAAAAGGCGGAACTAATAGACTTGTTAATAGAAGAAAAGGAAAAAAACAAAGTTATTCCCATAGATGCTACTAAAGGAAATAAAACGACAGAATTACCTCAGCATCTTTCAGATGAAATCCCTGAGGGGGAAGAGATGAACATTGCAGAAGGTATATTAGAGATTCACCAGGACGGTTATGGATTTTTACGAAGGGAAAATTACCTCTCGAGTGATGGTGATATATATATATCGCCTTCGCAAATTAGAAGGTTTAACATGAGAACAGGAGATAAAATCTCCGGTATAACAAGACCTCCTAAAAGCGGAGAAAAGTTTAAAGCTCTTCTTTATGTGAAAAACATTAATGGATTAAATCCAGAATCTGCTATTCAAAGACCAAACTTTGAAGATCTTACCCCTATTTATCCCCAAGAACGAATTAATTTAGAAAGCGATACAAAAGAATTATCTACGCGATTAATCGACTTAATTGCCCCTATTGGTAAGGGACAAAGAGGGATTATTGTGGCCCCTCCAAAAGTAGGGAAAACCATTTTGCTACAGAAAATCGCTAACAGCGTTTCTATTAATTACCCGCAAATTGAGATTATTGTACTATTAATTGATGAACGACCTGAGGAAGTGACAGATATGCAGCGCTCTATTAAAGGAGAAGTTGTTTATTCTACTTTCGATGAACTTCCAAGTCATCATATTAAAGTAGCAGAGATGGTATTGAATCGTGCCCAAAGATTAGTAGAACATGGTAAGGACGTATTGATTTTATTGGATAGTATCACTAGGCTGGCAAGAGCCTATAACCTCACCATTCCTCCTACAGGAAGAACCTTATCAGGAGGGTTAGATCCAGGAGCTCTTCATAAACCTAAAAGATTTTTTGGTGCTGCTAGAAATTTGGAAGAAGGAGGCAGCCTTACAATCATAGCTACTGCTTTGATTGAAACAGGAAGTAGGATGGACGATGTAATTTTTGAGGAATTTAAGGGTACCGGCAACATGGAACTTCACTTAGATCGTAAGTTATCAGAAAAAAGAATATTTCCGGCTGTTGATATTAATAAGTCTGGCACTAGAAGGGAAGAATTACTACTAAGTCAGACGGAGATGGAGGCTATTTGGAGTATTAGGAGGGCTATGAGCAGCAATCCTGTACAAGAGGTAACGGAAAAAATTGTAAACTCCTTGATAGAAACCAAGAAAAACAACGATTTTGTAGAGTTAATTAGAAAAAAGATCTAA
- the rpmE gene encoding 50S ribosomal protein L31 translates to MKKDIHPEYNEIDVFCVCGNSFKTKSTKKEIRVEICSECHPFYSGKQKAVEKGGRVEKFKKKFGM, encoded by the coding sequence ATGAAGAAGGATATCCATCCAGAGTATAATGAAATAGATGTTTTTTGCGTATGCGGAAACAGTTTCAAAACAAAATCAACTAAAAAGGAAATTAGAGTTGAAATTTGCTCAGAGTGCCATCCTTTCTACTCAGGAAAGCAAAAAGCAGTAGAAAAAGGTGGACGTGTAGAAAAGTTCAAGAAAAAATTTGGTATGTAA
- a CDS encoding thymidine kinase, whose product MVDITEYSKWGSIEVIVGPMYAGKTEELIRRVNRAQIADLKVLVFKPVIDSRYSKDKVTSHNGKQIECQVVENPQEILDYIAKEDFDVLAIDEVQFFGEEIINICQETADKGKRVIVSGLDMDFRGEPFSVAPNLMAVGEYVTKLTAICKVCKMPATRTQRLVDGRPARYTDPIIMVGAKESYEARCRKCHEVVE is encoded by the coding sequence ATGGTAGATATTACAGAGTACTCCAAGTGGGGCAGCATAGAAGTGATTGTAGGGCCAATGTATGCTGGAAAAACGGAAGAACTTATTAGAAGAGTAAATAGAGCCCAAATAGCCGACTTAAAAGTACTTGTCTTCAAACCAGTCATAGACAGCCGTTACTCTAAAGATAAGGTCACCTCCCATAATGGTAAACAAATAGAATGTCAGGTAGTAGAAAATCCTCAAGAAATTTTAGATTACATAGCTAAGGAAGATTTTGATGTTCTGGCTATAGACGAAGTACAATTTTTTGGAGAAGAAATTATAAATATTTGTCAAGAAACAGCTGATAAAGGGAAAAGAGTAATTGTTTCAGGATTAGACATGGATTTTAGAGGTGAGCCCTTCAGCGTTGCGCCAAATCTCATGGCCGTCGGGGAGTATGTTACCAAGTTAACTGCTATTTGTAAAGTATGCAAAATGCCTGCTACCAGAACCCAAAGACTGGTAGATGGACGACCTGCAAGGTATACTGACCCTATCATCATGGTAGGGGCAAAGGAAAGTTACGAAGCTAGGTGTAGAAAGTGTCATGAAGTAGTAGAGTGA
- a CDS encoding DUF1385 domain-containing protein yields the protein MGEVRRTSIGGQALIEGVMMRGPKEVAIVVRTPDQQLTVKKQAVSGIVSKYKLNKIPLLRGAVALIDSMVLGMRSLTYSAEMIEEGIEDEEPGKFEKFMEKVFKDKAGDVLLYISVAIAIMMSIGIFIIVPTFIASFLGKYISSNFALNLVEGVVRLTMFLTYIVLISRIKDIQRVFQYHGAEHKAIYCYEHGEELTVENTRKYTTLHPRCGTSFLFIVMMVSIILFSTVGWPNPLVRALTRLALMPVVAGISYEIIKFGGRSNAPIMKLVNYPGLMMQKLTTLEPDDGQLEVAIEALKNVLVDNEEETKW from the coding sequence ATGGGAGAAGTTCGACGAACCAGTATAGGGGGGCAAGCCCTAATAGAAGGTGTAATGATGCGAGGACCCAAAGAAGTAGCTATCGTTGTAAGAACACCAGATCAACAACTAACGGTGAAAAAACAGGCGGTTAGCGGCATCGTATCAAAGTATAAACTAAATAAAATTCCTCTATTGCGGGGGGCGGTGGCTTTGATTGACTCTATGGTCTTGGGAATGAGATCTCTAACCTATTCTGCTGAAATGATAGAAGAAGGCATAGAGGATGAAGAACCGGGCAAATTTGAAAAATTTATGGAGAAGGTTTTTAAAGATAAAGCTGGGGATGTATTATTATATATATCGGTTGCAATAGCTATTATGATGTCCATTGGTATCTTTATCATTGTGCCCACTTTTATTGCTAGTTTTTTAGGGAAATATATTAGCAGTAACTTTGCCTTGAATTTAGTAGAGGGAGTTGTTAGGTTGACTATGTTTCTGACCTATATTGTACTCATCTCTAGGATCAAAGATATCCAACGGGTTTTTCAGTATCATGGTGCAGAACACAAGGCAATCTATTGTTATGAACATGGAGAAGAGTTAACTGTAGAAAATACTCGTAAATATACAACACTGCATCCAAGGTGCGGCACCAGCTTTTTATTTATTGTTATGATGGTAAGTATTATCTTGTTTTCCACCGTTGGATGGCCTAATCCTTTAGTTAGGGCGCTAACAAGACTAGCCTTAATGCCGGTGGTAGCAGGGATTTCCTATGAAATCATCAAATTTGGGGGAAGAAGCAATGCTCCTATCATGAAGTTGGTCAACTATCCGGGATTGATGATGCAAAAACTTACTACTTTAGAGCCAGATGATGGGCAACTAGAGGTGGCGATAGAAGCTTTGAAAAACGTACTGGTAGATAACGAAGAAGAAACAAAGTGGTAA
- the prmC gene encoding peptide chain release factor N(5)-glutamine methyltransferase, with product MITAVEILREAVEKLKAADIDTPQLDAEVILCNLLQVDRVKIHIYPEMEISQEICRRFWIDVEKRLKHMPVQYIVHHQEFMGLDLWVEEGVLIPRGDTEILVEKVLELYKKDFFSQAVRMIELGIGSGAISVSIGKYIEKCEIYAVDISKKALDIAEKNILKHQMDKKITLLEGDLFQPLKEKNLEESFEFIVSNPPYIPKAIISTLSEEVKDYEPSVALEGGADGLNFYRKIVDESPEFLRKNGWLVLEIGYDQGEKLKKMMAKKRFRDIEVIQDLAGLDRVVIGRKPKNA from the coding sequence TTGATTACAGCAGTTGAAATTTTAAGAGAAGCAGTAGAAAAATTAAAGGCAGCCGATATTGACACACCTCAGTTGGATGCTGAGGTGATTTTGTGTAACCTGCTGCAAGTAGATAGAGTAAAAATTCATATCTATCCAGAAATGGAGATTTCCCAGGAAATTTGTCGCAGATTTTGGATAGATGTTGAAAAAAGACTAAAGCATATGCCGGTGCAGTATATTGTTCACCACCAAGAATTTATGGGATTAGACCTTTGGGTAGAGGAAGGAGTACTTATACCTAGGGGGGATACGGAAATTCTTGTGGAGAAGGTTTTAGAACTATATAAGAAGGACTTCTTTTCTCAAGCCGTTAGGATGATTGAATTAGGTATAGGAAGTGGAGCTATTTCCGTAAGTATAGGTAAGTATATAGAAAAGTGCGAAATTTATGCAGTGGATATCTCTAAAAAAGCATTAGATATAGCAGAAAAAAATATTCTTAAACATCAGATGGATAAAAAAATTACTCTATTGGAGGGGGATCTGTTTCAACCTTTAAAAGAGAAAAACTTAGAGGAAAGCTTTGAATTTATCGTATCAAATCCCCCATACATTCCTAAAGCCATTATATCGACTTTGTCTGAAGAGGTGAAAGACTATGAACCCTCTGTAGCACTGGAGGGGGGAGCGGATGGATTGAATTTTTACCGGAAGATTGTTGATGAATCCCCGGAATTTTTAAGAAAGAACGGATGGTTGGTGCTTGAGATTGGCTATGACCAAGGAGAAAAGCTGAAAAAGATGATGGCAAAGAAAAGGTTTCGGGATATAGAGGTCATTCAGGATTTGGCTGGGTTGGATAGAGTAGTTATCGGTAGAAAACCGAAAAATGCATAG